One segment of Solanum lycopersicum chromosome 1, SLM_r2.1 DNA contains the following:
- the LOC101263855 gene encoding AT-rich interactive domain-containing protein 1 isoform X2: MRVDGFGLESFRSVENVSKLDSVLVNRLLKEVNGCLCFRPFPRMLGDGKAVDLCKLFLVVREKGGYERVCASRSWGVVAVECGFDLTTGSALKLVYVKYLDALNRAMVKLEQPDNEKSEVKKSALGFSAVRMDLELDLKGVLMEICDEKKKDEEHGKMEFDPAADGNLSDHIEVQDFVEKQSLDGSVWDVKGIHDNRLMKLSEDEDDCIIRKRKYSDGKIGVNYDEKHLKIDDGNGDVQGGSDDIGLTKFRGDKEDSITRQRKRDSNLDMLKWVIELAKDPCDPAIGNLPEKSKWKSYGNEVVWKKVLLLRDEMLLEGNVDTSTRNSIWQQKQKMHPSMYDDNSGSEQLRCSQRVQSAKDYSKKSGSHIDATLINRPTDSSAESGVWWNRRRKKIASIGSEFQADIPECNKDIYESDSKWLGTRIWPLDKNEQRRILIERDPAGKGRDDTCGCEYAGSYDCIRFHLSEKRKKLEVELGSAFYHWKFDCMGEKVALSWTSDDKQKFHDIAKSIPLSEDESFSYWPDLFKFFPHRSRESLVSYYFNVYNLHRIGQQNRMNTSYVDSDDDESGCGPRSISFGRDPKSSISCSTKKTRLDPI; encoded by the exons ATGAGAGTTGATGGGTTTGGTTTAGAAAGTTTCAGGTCAGTAGAAAATGTTTCGAAGCTTGATAGTGTTCTTGTTAATCGTTTGTTAAAAGAGGTTAATGGGTGTTTGTGTTTTAGGCCATTTCCTCGGATGCTCGGTGATGGGAAGGCGGTGGATTTGTGCAAACTGTTCTTGGTTGTGAGGGAGAAGGGTGGGTACGAAAGGGTTTGTGCAAGTCGGTCTTGGGGTGTGGTTGCTGTAGAGTGTGGGTTTGATTTAACAACTGGTTCGGCTTTGAAGTTGGTGTATGTTAAGTACTTGGATGCATTGAACAGAGCAATGGTGAAACTTGAGCAACCTGATAATGAAAAGAGTGAGGTTAAGAAGAGTGCTTTGGGTTTTAGTGCTGTTCGGATGGACCTTGAGCTGGATTTGAAGGGGGTTTTGATGGAAATTTGTGATGAAAAGAAGAAAGACGAAGAACATGGGAAGATGGAGTTTGATCCTGCGGCTGATGGAAATTTGAGCGATCATATTGAGGTTCAGGATTTTGTTGAGAAGCAAAGTTTGGACGGTAGTGTTTGGGATGTTAAGGGGATTCATGACAATAGGCTAATGAAGTTAAGTGAGGATGAGGACGATTGCATTATTAGGAAGAGGAAGTATAGTGATGGAAAGATAGGTGTCAATTATGATGAAAAACATCTGAAGATTGATGATGGAAATGGAGATGTTCAGGGTGGCTCAGATGACATTGGCCTAACAAAGTTTAGAGGGGATAAGGAAGATAGCATTACTAGGCAGAGGAAGCGAGATTCTAACTTGGACATGCTCAAGTGGGTTATTGAACTTGCAAAGGATCCATGTGATCCTGCCATTGGGAATCTGCCTGAAAAATCTAAGTGGAAGTCTTATGGGAATGAGGTTGTTTGGAAGAAGGTTCTTTTGTTACGAGATGAAATGCTTTTGGAAGGGAATGTGGATACAAGTACTCGAAACTCCATATGGCAG CAAAAACAGAAAATGCATCCATCTATGTATGATGATAATAGTGGGTCTGAGCAGCTAAGGTGCAGCCAAAGGGTCCAATCTGCAAAAGATTATTCGAAAAAATCAGGTTCTCATATTGATGCAACTCTGATAAACAGACCTACCGACTCTTCTGCAGAGTCAGGAGTTTGGTGGAACCGTCGGCGTAAGAAAATAGCATCAATTGGGTCGGAGTTCCAAGCAGATATTCCTGAGTGTAATAAGGACATCTATGAATCTGACTCTAAATGGTTGGGCACCCGAATCTGGCCACTGGATAAAAATGAACAGCGCAGAATATTAATTGAAAGAGATCCTGCTGGGAAAGGAAGGGATGATACATGTGGTTGTGAATATGCAGGTTCTTATGACTGCATTAGGTTTCACCTATCTGAGAAGAGAAAGAAGCTTGAAGTTGAGCTAGGATCCGCCTTTTATCACTGGAAATTTGACTGCATGGGTGAAAAGGTTGCACTCTCTTGGACATCAGATGACAAACAGAAATTCCATGATATAGCAAAGTCGATCCCTTTATCTGAGGATGAAAGTTTCAGTTACTGGCCTGACCTTTTTAAGTTCTTCCCTCACAGAAGCAGAGAATCTTTGGTAAGCTACTACTTCAATGTCTACAATCTACACCGCATAGGTCAGCAGAATAGGATGAATACAAGTTACGTTGACAGTGATGATGATGAATCAGGGTGTGGACCTAGGTCTATTTCTTTTGGGCGGGATCCTAAGTCCTCTATCTCTTGTTCCACAAAGAAAACACGTCTAGATCCCATATAG
- the LOC101263855 gene encoding AT-rich interactive domain-containing protein 1 isoform X1, producing MAGWSMRVDGFGLESFRSVENVSKLDSVLVNRLLKEVNGCLCFRPFPRMLGDGKAVDLCKLFLVVREKGGYERVCASRSWGVVAVECGFDLTTGSALKLVYVKYLDALNRAMVKLEQPDNEKSEVKKSALGFSAVRMDLELDLKGVLMEICDEKKKDEEHGKMEFDPAADGNLSDHIEVQDFVEKQSLDGSVWDVKGIHDNRLMKLSEDEDDCIIRKRKYSDGKIGVNYDEKHLKIDDGNGDVQGGSDDIGLTKFRGDKEDSITRQRKRDSNLDMLKWVIELAKDPCDPAIGNLPEKSKWKSYGNEVVWKKVLLLRDEMLLEGNVDTSTRNSIWQQKQKMHPSMYDDNSGSEQLRCSQRVQSAKDYSKKSGSHIDATLINRPTDSSAESGVWWNRRRKKIASIGSEFQADIPECNKDIYESDSKWLGTRIWPLDKNEQRRILIERDPAGKGRDDTCGCEYAGSYDCIRFHLSEKRKKLEVELGSAFYHWKFDCMGEKVALSWTSDDKQKFHDIAKSIPLSEDESFSYWPDLFKFFPHRSRESLVSYYFNVYNLHRIGQQNRMNTSYVDSDDDESGCGPRSISFGRDPKSSISCSTKKTRLDPI from the exons ATGGCAGGGTGGTCGATGAGAGTTGATGGGTTTGGTTTAGAAAGTTTCAGGTCAGTAGAAAATGTTTCGAAGCTTGATAGTGTTCTTGTTAATCGTTTGTTAAAAGAGGTTAATGGGTGTTTGTGTTTTAGGCCATTTCCTCGGATGCTCGGTGATGGGAAGGCGGTGGATTTGTGCAAACTGTTCTTGGTTGTGAGGGAGAAGGGTGGGTACGAAAGGGTTTGTGCAAGTCGGTCTTGGGGTGTGGTTGCTGTAGAGTGTGGGTTTGATTTAACAACTGGTTCGGCTTTGAAGTTGGTGTATGTTAAGTACTTGGATGCATTGAACAGAGCAATGGTGAAACTTGAGCAACCTGATAATGAAAAGAGTGAGGTTAAGAAGAGTGCTTTGGGTTTTAGTGCTGTTCGGATGGACCTTGAGCTGGATTTGAAGGGGGTTTTGATGGAAATTTGTGATGAAAAGAAGAAAGACGAAGAACATGGGAAGATGGAGTTTGATCCTGCGGCTGATGGAAATTTGAGCGATCATATTGAGGTTCAGGATTTTGTTGAGAAGCAAAGTTTGGACGGTAGTGTTTGGGATGTTAAGGGGATTCATGACAATAGGCTAATGAAGTTAAGTGAGGATGAGGACGATTGCATTATTAGGAAGAGGAAGTATAGTGATGGAAAGATAGGTGTCAATTATGATGAAAAACATCTGAAGATTGATGATGGAAATGGAGATGTTCAGGGTGGCTCAGATGACATTGGCCTAACAAAGTTTAGAGGGGATAAGGAAGATAGCATTACTAGGCAGAGGAAGCGAGATTCTAACTTGGACATGCTCAAGTGGGTTATTGAACTTGCAAAGGATCCATGTGATCCTGCCATTGGGAATCTGCCTGAAAAATCTAAGTGGAAGTCTTATGGGAATGAGGTTGTTTGGAAGAAGGTTCTTTTGTTACGAGATGAAATGCTTTTGGAAGGGAATGTGGATACAAGTACTCGAAACTCCATATGGCAG CAAAAACAGAAAATGCATCCATCTATGTATGATGATAATAGTGGGTCTGAGCAGCTAAGGTGCAGCCAAAGGGTCCAATCTGCAAAAGATTATTCGAAAAAATCAGGTTCTCATATTGATGCAACTCTGATAAACAGACCTACCGACTCTTCTGCAGAGTCAGGAGTTTGGTGGAACCGTCGGCGTAAGAAAATAGCATCAATTGGGTCGGAGTTCCAAGCAGATATTCCTGAGTGTAATAAGGACATCTATGAATCTGACTCTAAATGGTTGGGCACCCGAATCTGGCCACTGGATAAAAATGAACAGCGCAGAATATTAATTGAAAGAGATCCTGCTGGGAAAGGAAGGGATGATACATGTGGTTGTGAATATGCAGGTTCTTATGACTGCATTAGGTTTCACCTATCTGAGAAGAGAAAGAAGCTTGAAGTTGAGCTAGGATCCGCCTTTTATCACTGGAAATTTGACTGCATGGGTGAAAAGGTTGCACTCTCTTGGACATCAGATGACAAACAGAAATTCCATGATATAGCAAAGTCGATCCCTTTATCTGAGGATGAAAGTTTCAGTTACTGGCCTGACCTTTTTAAGTTCTTCCCTCACAGAAGCAGAGAATCTTTGGTAAGCTACTACTTCAATGTCTACAATCTACACCGCATAGGTCAGCAGAATAGGATGAATACAAGTTACGTTGACAGTGATGATGATGAATCAGGGTGTGGACCTAGGTCTATTTCTTTTGGGCGGGATCCTAAGTCCTCTATCTCTTGTTCCACAAAGAAAACACGTCTAGATCCCATATAG
- the LOC101256521 gene encoding protein DETOXIFICATION 34 — METPGGSGGEVPIYGGSSSMEPTELHSAPSTMLADYPPVQGFQDLKNLVSMESGKLWTIAGPIAFNILCNYGINSFTSIFVGHIGDVELSAVAISLSVIANFSFGFLLGMGSALETLCGQAFGAGQIELLGVYLQRSWIILVASCFCIMPLYIFSTPILKLLGQRDDIAELAGKFSIQIIPQMFSLAINFPTQKFLQAQSNVTILAWVGFMALAMHIGVLFLFIKVFRWGVTGAAAAYDVSAWAIALAQVVYIVGWCKDSWKGLSWLALKDLWPFVKLSVASAVMICLEIWYFMTIIVLTGHLEDPVIAVGSLSICMNLNGWEGMLFIGINAAISVRVSNELGSGHPRAAKYSVFVTVAESLMIGIFCMVLIILTKDHFALLFTSSAKMQKAVSKLAYLLAVTMLLNSVQPVISGVAVGGGWQALVAYINLACYYVIGLPLGFLLGYKTSLGVQGIWMGMIFGTFLQTIILCVIVCRTNWNEEVAQASERMKKWSGISEESDIK; from the exons atggagacaCCTGGCGGTTCGGGTGGGGAGGTGCCGATATATGGGGGCTCCTCGTCTATGGAGCCGACTGAGTTACACTCTGCTCCATCTACCATGTTGGCGGATTATCCGCCAGTGCAAGGGTTTCAAGATTTGAAGAACTTGGTTAGCATGGAATCTGGGAAGTTATGGACTATTGCAGGTCCCATAGCCTTTAATATTCTGTGTAATTATGGGATTAATTCTTTCACAAGTATATTTGTTGGACATATTGGTGATGTAGAACTCTCTGCCGTTGCCATTTCTTTATCGGTTATAGCAAATTTCTCATTCGGATTCTTG TTAGGCATGGGTAGTGCACTTGAGACACTTTGCGGACAAGCATTTGGTGCAGGCCAAATAGAATTGTTAGGAGTTTACTTGCAAAGGTCATGGATAATACTTGTTGCGTCTTGCTTCTGCATAATGCCACTCTACATCTTCTCCACGCCGATACTGAAGTTGTTAGGCCAAAGAGATGACATAGCAGAGTTAGCTGGAAAGTTTTCGATACAAATCATACCTCAAATGTTCTCCCTTGCTATCAACTTCCCAACCCAAAAGTTCTTGCAAGCACAAAGCAATGTCACGATCCTGGCATGGGTTGGGTTCATGGCTTTAGCCATGCATATCGGGGTGctctttctttttatcaaaGTTTTCCGATGGGGCGTTACTGGTGCTGCTGCAGCCTATGATGTTTCTGCTTGGGCTATTGCACTGGCCCAAGTGGTTTATATTGTTGGCTGGTGCAAAGATAGTTGGAAGGGGTTGTCTTGGTTGGCCTTGAAGGATCTTTGGCCCTTCGTAAAGCTTTCTGTTGCATCAGCAGTGATGATTTGCTTGGAAATTTGGTATTTTATGACTATAATTGTTCTAACTGGTCATCTCGAGGATCCTGTCATCGCTGTTGGATCTCTTTCTATCTG TATGAATCTTAATGGATGGGAAGGCATGTTGTTCATTGGAATTAATGCAGCAATAAG TGTTCGCGTTTCCAACGAGCTTGGATCAGGCCATCCTAGGGCTGCAAAGTATTCCGTCTTCGTCACAGTAGCTGAATCTCTCATGATTGGGATATTCTGCATGGTACTAATCATATTAACAAAGGACCATTTTGCATTGCTTTTCACAAGTAGTGCGAAAATGCAAAAGGCTGTTTCTAAGTTGGCGTATCTTCTTGCTGTTACAATGCTGCTTAATAGTGTTCAGCCAGTTATATCAG GTGTTGCTGTTGGAGGAGGATGGCAAGCTCTAGTGGCATACATTAATTTGGCTTGCTACTATGTCATTGGCCTCCCACTTGGATTCCTTTTAGGCTATAAAACAAGTTTAGGAGTTCAG GGAATATGGATGGGCATGATTTTTGGAACTTTTTTGCAAACAATAATTCTCTGTGTTATCGTGTGCAGAACTAATTGGAACGAAGag GTGGCACAAGCAtcagaaagaatgaaaaaatggaGTGGAATATCTGAAGAATcagatattaaataa
- the LOC101263855 gene encoding AT-rich interactive domain-containing protein 1 isoform X3: protein MAGWSMRVDGFGLESFRPFPRMLGDGKAVDLCKLFLVVREKGGYERVCASRSWGVVAVECGFDLTTGSALKLVYVKYLDALNRAMVKLEQPDNEKSEVKKSALGFSAVRMDLELDLKGVLMEICDEKKKDEEHGKMEFDPAADGNLSDHIEVQDFVEKQSLDGSVWDVKGIHDNRLMKLSEDEDDCIIRKRKYSDGKIGVNYDEKHLKIDDGNGDVQGGSDDIGLTKFRGDKEDSITRQRKRDSNLDMLKWVIELAKDPCDPAIGNLPEKSKWKSYGNEVVWKKVLLLRDEMLLEGNVDTSTRNSIWQQKQKMHPSMYDDNSGSEQLRCSQRVQSAKDYSKKSGSHIDATLINRPTDSSAESGVWWNRRRKKIASIGSEFQADIPECNKDIYESDSKWLGTRIWPLDKNEQRRILIERDPAGKGRDDTCGCEYAGSYDCIRFHLSEKRKKLEVELGSAFYHWKFDCMGEKVALSWTSDDKQKFHDIAKSIPLSEDESFSYWPDLFKFFPHRSRESLVSYYFNVYNLHRIGQQNRMNTSYVDSDDDESGCGPRSISFGRDPKSSISCSTKKTRLDPI from the exons ATGGCAGGGTGGTCGATGAGAGTTGATGGGTTTGGTTTAGAAAGTTTCAG GCCATTTCCTCGGATGCTCGGTGATGGGAAGGCGGTGGATTTGTGCAAACTGTTCTTGGTTGTGAGGGAGAAGGGTGGGTACGAAAGGGTTTGTGCAAGTCGGTCTTGGGGTGTGGTTGCTGTAGAGTGTGGGTTTGATTTAACAACTGGTTCGGCTTTGAAGTTGGTGTATGTTAAGTACTTGGATGCATTGAACAGAGCAATGGTGAAACTTGAGCAACCTGATAATGAAAAGAGTGAGGTTAAGAAGAGTGCTTTGGGTTTTAGTGCTGTTCGGATGGACCTTGAGCTGGATTTGAAGGGGGTTTTGATGGAAATTTGTGATGAAAAGAAGAAAGACGAAGAACATGGGAAGATGGAGTTTGATCCTGCGGCTGATGGAAATTTGAGCGATCATATTGAGGTTCAGGATTTTGTTGAGAAGCAAAGTTTGGACGGTAGTGTTTGGGATGTTAAGGGGATTCATGACAATAGGCTAATGAAGTTAAGTGAGGATGAGGACGATTGCATTATTAGGAAGAGGAAGTATAGTGATGGAAAGATAGGTGTCAATTATGATGAAAAACATCTGAAGATTGATGATGGAAATGGAGATGTTCAGGGTGGCTCAGATGACATTGGCCTAACAAAGTTTAGAGGGGATAAGGAAGATAGCATTACTAGGCAGAGGAAGCGAGATTCTAACTTGGACATGCTCAAGTGGGTTATTGAACTTGCAAAGGATCCATGTGATCCTGCCATTGGGAATCTGCCTGAAAAATCTAAGTGGAAGTCTTATGGGAATGAGGTTGTTTGGAAGAAGGTTCTTTTGTTACGAGATGAAATGCTTTTGGAAGGGAATGTGGATACAAGTACTCGAAACTCCATATGGCAG CAAAAACAGAAAATGCATCCATCTATGTATGATGATAATAGTGGGTCTGAGCAGCTAAGGTGCAGCCAAAGGGTCCAATCTGCAAAAGATTATTCGAAAAAATCAGGTTCTCATATTGATGCAACTCTGATAAACAGACCTACCGACTCTTCTGCAGAGTCAGGAGTTTGGTGGAACCGTCGGCGTAAGAAAATAGCATCAATTGGGTCGGAGTTCCAAGCAGATATTCCTGAGTGTAATAAGGACATCTATGAATCTGACTCTAAATGGTTGGGCACCCGAATCTGGCCACTGGATAAAAATGAACAGCGCAGAATATTAATTGAAAGAGATCCTGCTGGGAAAGGAAGGGATGATACATGTGGTTGTGAATATGCAGGTTCTTATGACTGCATTAGGTTTCACCTATCTGAGAAGAGAAAGAAGCTTGAAGTTGAGCTAGGATCCGCCTTTTATCACTGGAAATTTGACTGCATGGGTGAAAAGGTTGCACTCTCTTGGACATCAGATGACAAACAGAAATTCCATGATATAGCAAAGTCGATCCCTTTATCTGAGGATGAAAGTTTCAGTTACTGGCCTGACCTTTTTAAGTTCTTCCCTCACAGAAGCAGAGAATCTTTGGTAAGCTACTACTTCAATGTCTACAATCTACACCGCATAGGTCAGCAGAATAGGATGAATACAAGTTACGTTGACAGTGATGATGATGAATCAGGGTGTGGACCTAGGTCTATTTCTTTTGGGCGGGATCCTAAGTCCTCTATCTCTTGTTCCACAAAGAAAACACGTCTAGATCCCATATAG
- the LOC101263855 gene encoding AT-rich interactive domain-containing protein 1 isoform X4: MRVDGFGLESFRPFPRMLGDGKAVDLCKLFLVVREKGGYERVCASRSWGVVAVECGFDLTTGSALKLVYVKYLDALNRAMVKLEQPDNEKSEVKKSALGFSAVRMDLELDLKGVLMEICDEKKKDEEHGKMEFDPAADGNLSDHIEVQDFVEKQSLDGSVWDVKGIHDNRLMKLSEDEDDCIIRKRKYSDGKIGVNYDEKHLKIDDGNGDVQGGSDDIGLTKFRGDKEDSITRQRKRDSNLDMLKWVIELAKDPCDPAIGNLPEKSKWKSYGNEVVWKKVLLLRDEMLLEGNVDTSTRNSIWQQKQKMHPSMYDDNSGSEQLRCSQRVQSAKDYSKKSGSHIDATLINRPTDSSAESGVWWNRRRKKIASIGSEFQADIPECNKDIYESDSKWLGTRIWPLDKNEQRRILIERDPAGKGRDDTCGCEYAGSYDCIRFHLSEKRKKLEVELGSAFYHWKFDCMGEKVALSWTSDDKQKFHDIAKSIPLSEDESFSYWPDLFKFFPHRSRESLVSYYFNVYNLHRIGQQNRMNTSYVDSDDDESGCGPRSISFGRDPKSSISCSTKKTRLDPI; this comes from the exons ATGAGAGTTGATGGGTTTGGTTTAGAAAGTTTCAG GCCATTTCCTCGGATGCTCGGTGATGGGAAGGCGGTGGATTTGTGCAAACTGTTCTTGGTTGTGAGGGAGAAGGGTGGGTACGAAAGGGTTTGTGCAAGTCGGTCTTGGGGTGTGGTTGCTGTAGAGTGTGGGTTTGATTTAACAACTGGTTCGGCTTTGAAGTTGGTGTATGTTAAGTACTTGGATGCATTGAACAGAGCAATGGTGAAACTTGAGCAACCTGATAATGAAAAGAGTGAGGTTAAGAAGAGTGCTTTGGGTTTTAGTGCTGTTCGGATGGACCTTGAGCTGGATTTGAAGGGGGTTTTGATGGAAATTTGTGATGAAAAGAAGAAAGACGAAGAACATGGGAAGATGGAGTTTGATCCTGCGGCTGATGGAAATTTGAGCGATCATATTGAGGTTCAGGATTTTGTTGAGAAGCAAAGTTTGGACGGTAGTGTTTGGGATGTTAAGGGGATTCATGACAATAGGCTAATGAAGTTAAGTGAGGATGAGGACGATTGCATTATTAGGAAGAGGAAGTATAGTGATGGAAAGATAGGTGTCAATTATGATGAAAAACATCTGAAGATTGATGATGGAAATGGAGATGTTCAGGGTGGCTCAGATGACATTGGCCTAACAAAGTTTAGAGGGGATAAGGAAGATAGCATTACTAGGCAGAGGAAGCGAGATTCTAACTTGGACATGCTCAAGTGGGTTATTGAACTTGCAAAGGATCCATGTGATCCTGCCATTGGGAATCTGCCTGAAAAATCTAAGTGGAAGTCTTATGGGAATGAGGTTGTTTGGAAGAAGGTTCTTTTGTTACGAGATGAAATGCTTTTGGAAGGGAATGTGGATACAAGTACTCGAAACTCCATATGGCAG CAAAAACAGAAAATGCATCCATCTATGTATGATGATAATAGTGGGTCTGAGCAGCTAAGGTGCAGCCAAAGGGTCCAATCTGCAAAAGATTATTCGAAAAAATCAGGTTCTCATATTGATGCAACTCTGATAAACAGACCTACCGACTCTTCTGCAGAGTCAGGAGTTTGGTGGAACCGTCGGCGTAAGAAAATAGCATCAATTGGGTCGGAGTTCCAAGCAGATATTCCTGAGTGTAATAAGGACATCTATGAATCTGACTCTAAATGGTTGGGCACCCGAATCTGGCCACTGGATAAAAATGAACAGCGCAGAATATTAATTGAAAGAGATCCTGCTGGGAAAGGAAGGGATGATACATGTGGTTGTGAATATGCAGGTTCTTATGACTGCATTAGGTTTCACCTATCTGAGAAGAGAAAGAAGCTTGAAGTTGAGCTAGGATCCGCCTTTTATCACTGGAAATTTGACTGCATGGGTGAAAAGGTTGCACTCTCTTGGACATCAGATGACAAACAGAAATTCCATGATATAGCAAAGTCGATCCCTTTATCTGAGGATGAAAGTTTCAGTTACTGGCCTGACCTTTTTAAGTTCTTCCCTCACAGAAGCAGAGAATCTTTGGTAAGCTACTACTTCAATGTCTACAATCTACACCGCATAGGTCAGCAGAATAGGATGAATACAAGTTACGTTGACAGTGATGATGATGAATCAGGGTGTGGACCTAGGTCTATTTCTTTTGGGCGGGATCCTAAGTCCTCTATCTCTTGTTCCACAAAGAAAACACGTCTAGATCCCATATAG